The Prevotella sp. oral taxon 299 str. F0039 genome has a segment encoding these proteins:
- a CDS encoding ATP-binding protein: protein MEAFFRTHTYLVEHLEAPVRRVLMDQINWDDRLIGIKGTRGVGKTTFLLQYAKEHFETTDKQCLYVNMNNLYFQGHSIAEFASYFINQGGKVLLIDQVFKHPNWSREIRACYDLFPQLKIVFTGSSVMRLKEENPELNGIVKSYDLRGFSFREYLNLQTKNQFKYYSLTDILEKSEEITKEITQKLNPLDFFQDYLHHGFYPFFLENRNFSENLLKTMNMMTEVDILLIKQIELKYLAKIKKLFYELAVDNHKAPNISNLAEGIKTSRATVMNYIKYLEDARLINMMYPFGASFPKKPSKIMMQNTNLIYSIYPIQVEQSSVMETFFVNALWKDHMVNQGNKEHYYLVDGNTKFRICDALSEAKIRHNADTIYAQYNSKDGKGNQIPLWLFGFLY, encoded by the coding sequence ATGGAAGCATTTTTTCGCACCCATACTTATTTGGTTGAGCACCTCGAAGCACCCGTAAGAAGAGTGTTAATGGATCAGATCAATTGGGATGACCGATTGATTGGGATCAAAGGTACACGTGGGGTTGGTAAAACAACTTTCCTATTACAATATGCAAAAGAACACTTTGAGACTACAGATAAGCAATGCTTATATGTAAACATGAACAACCTATACTTCCAAGGACATAGTATAGCAGAGTTTGCAAGCTACTTTATCAATCAAGGAGGTAAGGTTTTATTAATTGATCAGGTTTTTAAACATCCTAATTGGAGCCGTGAAATAAGAGCTTGCTATGACCTCTTTCCACAACTAAAAATTGTATTCACAGGCTCAAGTGTAATGAGATTAAAAGAGGAAAACCCAGAACTTAATGGCATAGTGAAGAGCTATGACCTTCGAGGTTTCTCCTTTAGAGAATATCTTAATCTACAAACAAAGAATCAGTTTAAGTACTATTCTCTTACAGATATTCTAGAAAAAAGCGAAGAAATAACAAAAGAAATAACACAAAAGTTAAATCCATTAGACTTTTTTCAAGACTATCTACATCATGGCTTCTATCCTTTCTTCTTAGAGAATCGCAATTTCTCAGAGAATTTATTGAAGACTATGAACATGATGACAGAGGTAGACATTCTCTTAATTAAACAGATAGAACTGAAATATCTCGCAAAAATTAAAAAATTATTCTACGAATTGGCTGTAGATAATCACAAAGCACCCAATATTAGTAACCTAGCAGAAGGAATAAAAACTAGCCGTGCAACGGTGATGAACTATATTAAGTATCTCGAAGATGCACGACTTATAAATATGATGTATCCCTTTGGGGCTTCATTTCCCAAGAAGCCCTCAAAGATTATGATGCAAAACACCAATCTAATCTATTCCATTTATCCTATACAAGTTGAGCAATCATCTGTTATGGAAACATTCTTTGTGAACGCCTTATGGAAAGATCACATGGTGAATCAAGGCAATAAAGAGCATTATTACCTTGTTGATGGGAATACAAAATTCAGGATATGCGACGCATTAAGTGAGGCCAAAATAAGACATAATGCCGATACTATCTATGCTCAATATAACTCAAAAGATGGAAAAGGTAACCAAATACCTCTTTGGTTGTTTGGCTTTTTATATTAA
- the nifJ gene encoding pyruvate:ferredoxin (flavodoxin) oxidoreductase, giving the protein MAKEKKFITCDGNEAAAHVSYMFSEVAAIYPITPSSPMAAHVDEWAAKGRKNLFGQTVAVQEMQSEGGAAGAMHGSLQAGALTTTFTASQGLLLMIPNMYKIAGEMLPCVFDVSARAIATHALSIFGDHSDVMACRQTGFAMFCSGSVQEVMDLTAVPHLATLKTSIPFVNFFDGFRTSHEYQKVEVMDQEEIAKLVDPADIKRFRDRALTPERPSTRGTAENPETFFTHREACNQYYENIPEVVEDYLGKISEITGREYHLFSYYGAKDAENIIILMGSATEAAREAIDYLVKQGKKVGMIAVHLYRPFSVKHLLATVPETVKRIAVLDRTKEPGAEGEPLYLDVKSAFYEQENKPLIVGGRYGLGSADITPSHIISVYDNLELNEPKDHFTVGIVDDVTFTSLPEVEELPLGGEGVFEAKFYGLGADGTVGANKNSVKIIGDNTNKYCQAYFSYDSKKSGGFTCSHLRFGDSPIHSTYQVKTPNFVACHVQAYLNMYDVIRGLQKNGLFLLNTIFEGQELIDFIPNRIKRYFAQNNITVYYMNATKIAQEIGLGNRTNTILQSAFFRITKVIPIDLAVEQMKKFIEKSYGKKGQDVVEKNYAAVDRGNEYHTLEIDPSWATLEDNPSAEDDAPAFIKEIVRPINSQDGERLKVSDFIKHGMVDGTLKNGTAAFEKRGVEAFNPEWTADNCIQCNKCAYVCPHACIRPFVLDEAEHAQFNDTTLDMKVPKTMAGMHFRIQVSVLDCVGCGNCADVCPGNKNGKALDMVPFTRDEKQIENWNYLIKEVKSKQNLIDIQSNVKNSQFAKTLFEFSGACSGCGETPYVKLISQLYGDREMIANATGCSSIYSASIPSTPYTTNEDGQGPAFANSLFEDFCEFGMGMNLANKKMRERIAMLLEQLISEDTTPQEMKEAAQEWLDSKDNADASKAATAKLKPLIHAGAEKGCPTCEELKTLDHFLVKRSQWIIGGDGASYDIGYGGLDHVIASGEDVNILVLDTEVYSNTGGQSSKSTPLGALAQFAAQGKRIRKKDLGLMATTYGYVYVAQIAMGADQNQTLKAIREAEAYPGPSLIIAYAPCIAHGLKAKGGMGKSQAEEGRAVECGYWHLWRYNPLLAEEGKNPFSLDSKAPDWSKFQDFLLGEVRYLSVKKAYPNEAQELFNAAEEMAKLRYKSYIRKTQEDWSKEQEAEA; this is encoded by the coding sequence ATGGCAAAAGAAAAAAAGTTTATCACTTGTGATGGTAATGAAGCAGCAGCACATGTATCATACATGTTCTCAGAAGTTGCCGCTATCTATCCTATCACACCATCTTCTCCAATGGCAGCTCATGTTGATGAATGGGCCGCAAAAGGTCGCAAGAACCTTTTTGGACAAACAGTTGCTGTTCAAGAAATGCAATCTGAAGGTGGAGCCGCTGGTGCAATGCACGGTTCTTTACAAGCTGGTGCTTTAACAACAACATTCACAGCATCGCAAGGTTTGTTGTTGATGATCCCTAATATGTATAAAATCGCAGGAGAAATGCTCCCCTGTGTATTCGACGTTTCAGCACGTGCAATCGCAACACATGCCCTAAGTATCTTCGGAGACCACTCTGACGTTATGGCATGTAGACAAACAGGATTCGCTATGTTCTGCTCTGGTTCAGTACAAGAGGTTATGGACCTTACTGCTGTTCCTCACTTAGCAACACTTAAAACAAGTATTCCTTTCGTTAACTTCTTTGATGGTTTCCGTACATCTCACGAATATCAAAAGGTAGAGGTGATGGATCAAGAGGAAATAGCAAAGCTTGTTGACCCTGCAGATATTAAGAGATTCCGTGACCGTGCCTTAACTCCTGAACGTCCTTCAACAAGAGGTACTGCTGAAAACCCAGAAACTTTCTTCACCCATAGAGAGGCTTGTAACCAATATTATGAAAATATTCCTGAAGTAGTTGAAGATTACTTAGGTAAGATTTCAGAAATAACTGGTCGTGAATATCACCTATTCTCTTACTATGGAGCAAAGGATGCTGAAAACATTATTATATTAATGGGTTCTGCAACAGAAGCTGCTCGTGAAGCAATCGACTACCTTGTTAAACAAGGAAAGAAAGTGGGTATGATCGCAGTTCATTTGTATCGCCCATTCTCTGTTAAGCACTTACTTGCTACTGTACCTGAAACCGTGAAGAGAATCGCTGTTCTTGACCGTACGAAAGAACCTGGAGCAGAAGGCGAACCATTGTATCTTGACGTTAAAAGTGCATTCTATGAGCAAGAGAATAAACCTCTTATCGTTGGTGGACGCTATGGTCTTGGATCTGCAGACATCACTCCTTCTCACATTATTTCAGTTTATGACAACCTAGAACTTAACGAACCAAAAGACCATTTCACTGTAGGTATCGTTGATGACGTTACATTTACATCTCTTCCTGAAGTGGAAGAACTTCCTTTAGGTGGCGAAGGTGTGTTCGAAGCGAAATTCTATGGACTTGGAGCAGATGGTACTGTAGGTGCTAATAAGAACTCTGTTAAGATCATTGGTGATAATACTAATAAGTATTGTCAAGCTTATTTCTCTTATGACTCAAAGAAATCAGGAGGTTTCACCTGCTCACATTTGCGTTTTGGAGACTCTCCTATCCATTCAACTTACCAAGTAAAAACTCCTAACTTCGTTGCATGTCATGTTCAAGCATACTTGAATATGTACGATGTTATTCGTGGTTTGCAAAAGAATGGCCTATTCCTTCTTAACACAATCTTTGAAGGTCAAGAGCTAATAGACTTCATTCCTAACAGAATCAAACGCTACTTTGCACAAAACAACATCACTGTTTACTACATGAATGCAACAAAGATAGCGCAAGAAATTGGTCTAGGAAACCGCACAAACACTATTCTTCAAAGTGCATTCTTCAGAATAACAAAGGTTATTCCTATTGACTTGGCTGTTGAACAAATGAAGAAGTTCATTGAAAAGTCATACGGAAAGAAGGGACAAGACGTTGTTGAAAAGAACTATGCAGCTGTAGATCGTGGTAATGAATATCATACTTTAGAAATAGATCCATCATGGGCAACTCTTGAAGATAATCCTTCTGCAGAAGATGATGCACCTGCATTCATCAAAGAAATCGTTCGTCCTATCAACTCACAAGATGGAGAACGCCTTAAAGTTTCTGACTTCATTAAGCACGGAATGGTTGATGGTACCTTAAAGAATGGTACTGCTGCATTCGAAAAGCGTGGTGTTGAAGCATTTAACCCAGAATGGACTGCTGATAACTGTATTCAATGTAACAAGTGTGCATACGTTTGTCCTCACGCATGTATTCGTCCATTCGTTCTAGATGAAGCAGAACACGCTCAATTCAATGATACGACTCTAGACATGAAGGTACCTAAGACTATGGCAGGAATGCACTTCCGTATCCAAGTTAGCGTACTAGACTGTGTAGGTTGTGGTAACTGTGCTGACGTTTGTCCAGGTAATAAGAATGGTAAGGCACTCGATATGGTTCCATTCACACGTGATGAAAAGCAAATCGAGAACTGGAACTACCTTATTAAGGAAGTTAAATCAAAACAAAATCTTATTGACATTCAAAGCAATGTGAAGAACTCTCAGTTCGCTAAAACATTGTTCGAATTCTCTGGAGCATGTTCTGGTTGTGGTGAAACTCCATACGTTAAACTTATTTCTCAGCTCTACGGAGACCGTGAAATGATTGCTAACGCAACTGGTTGTTCATCTATTTACTCTGCATCTATCCCTTCAACTCCTTATACAACAAATGAGGATGGACAAGGACCTGCATTCGCTAACTCTCTATTTGAGGACTTCTGCGAATTCGGTATGGGTATGAATCTTGCTAATAAGAAGATGAGAGAGCGCATTGCTATGTTGCTTGAACAATTGATTAGCGAAGATACTACACCACAAGAAATGAAAGAAGCAGCACAAGAATGGCTTGATTCTAAAGACAATGCAGATGCTTCTAAGGCAGCAACAGCTAAACTTAAGCCTCTAATTCACGCTGGTGCAGAAAAAGGTTGCCCAACATGTGAAGAGTTGAAGACTTTAGATCACTTCTTAGTGAAACGTTCTCAATGGATTATTGGTGGTGACGGTGCTTCTTATGACATCGGTTACGGCGGTCTAGACCACGTTATCGCTTCTGGAGAAGATGTTAATATTCTTGTACTTGACACCGAAGTATATTCTAATACTGGTGGACAAAGCTCTAAATCTACTCCTCTTGGTGCTCTTGCACAATTTGCTGCACAAGGAAAACGCATCAGAAAGAAAGACTTAGGCTTGATGGCAACAACATACGGTTATGTATATGTAGCTCAAATTGCTATGGGTGCAGACCAAAACCAAACCCTTAAAGCTATTAGAGAAGCTGAAGCTTATCCAGGACCTTCACTCATTATCGCTTATGCTCCATGTATTGCACACGGTCTTAAAGCTAAAGGTGGAATGGGTAAGAGCCAAGCTGAGGAAGGAAGAGCTGTTGAATGTGGTTACTGGCACTTATGGAGATACAACCCATTATTGGCAGAAGAAGGTAAGAACCCATTCTCTCTCGACTCTAAAGCACCAGATTGGAGCAAGTTCCAAGACTTCCTATTAGGTGAAGTTCGTTACCTATCAGTGAAGAAGGCTTATCCAAACGAAGCACAAGAGTTGTTTAATGCTGCTGAAGAAATGGCTAAGTTGCGTTATAAGAGCTATATTCGCAAGACTCAAGAAGATTGGAGCAAAGAACAAGAAGCTGAAGCTTAA
- a CDS encoding trimeric intracellular cation channel family protein: MLNALDLFNHNTTMMDTLQVVIEFIGTFAFAISGIRQAAAKKFDWFGGFVCGFAVAIGGGTLRDVMLGLTPFWMTSASYITCTIFAQLVVIVFTRHMKRLDNAWMIFDTLGLALFTIVGLQKTLACGHPFWVAIVMGCMTGAAGGVIRDVLLNNVPVIFKKEIYAMASIVGGLVYWILTIAHINAVWASITTFFVVCAIRWLAIRYHISLPILRNEENESEMKEEEN; this comes from the coding sequence ATGCTTAATGCATTAGACTTATTTAATCACAACACCACAATGATGGATACTCTCCAGGTAGTGATTGAGTTTATTGGTACATTTGCATTTGCCATATCAGGAATTCGACAAGCTGCTGCAAAGAAATTCGATTGGTTTGGAGGCTTTGTTTGTGGCTTTGCAGTGGCCATTGGAGGCGGTACTTTGCGTGATGTTATGCTGGGATTAACTCCCTTCTGGATGACATCTGCATCATATATCACATGTACTATTTTTGCACAACTTGTGGTTATTGTCTTCACAAGGCATATGAAACGCCTCGATAATGCGTGGATGATATTCGACACTTTGGGTTTAGCACTCTTCACTATCGTTGGATTACAAAAGACATTAGCATGTGGTCACCCCTTTTGGGTTGCCATAGTAATGGGCTGTATGACTGGTGCTGCGGGTGGAGTGATACGTGATGTATTATTAAATAATGTACCTGTTATATTTAAAAAAGAAATATATGCCATGGCAAGTATCGTTGGTGGCTTGGTATATTGGATCTTAACAATAGCACATATCAATGCTGTTTGGGCATCAATTACCACTTTCTTTGTGGTATGTGCTATCAGATGGCTCGCTATTCGATATCATATTTCACTTCCAATACTTAGAAATGAAGAGAATGAAAGTGAGATGAAAGAAGAAGAAAACTAG
- a CDS encoding GAF domain-containing protein, with amino-acid sequence MKMTKTEQYTQLIPQIKALIEGQSNVVGALANVTALLKEAFNYYFWVGFYIVKDNNLQLGPFQGSVACYTIAKGKGVCGTSWNNKTTIIVEDVEQFKGHIACSSLSRSEIVVPVFKGNEVVAVIDVDSKDLASFDEHDAKGLETIAQLLAPMF; translated from the coding sequence ATGAAAATGACAAAAACAGAACAATACACTCAACTTATTCCTCAAATAAAAGCTCTTATAGAGGGACAAAGCAATGTTGTTGGAGCCTTAGCCAATGTAACAGCCTTATTGAAAGAAGCCTTTAACTATTATTTTTGGGTGGGATTTTATATTGTAAAGGACAATAATTTGCAATTAGGACCATTCCAAGGTAGTGTAGCTTGCTATACAATTGCAAAAGGAAAAGGAGTTTGTGGCACATCGTGGAACAACAAAACAACCATCATTGTAGAAGATGTTGAGCAGTTTAAAGGGCACATTGCCTGCTCGTCTCTATCTCGTTCGGAGATTGTAGTACCCGTATTCAAAGGCAATGAAGTGGTAGCAGTAATCGATGTAGACAGTAAAGACTTAGCAAGTTTCGATGAACACGATGCCAAAGGCTTAGAAACCATTGCACAACTGCTAGCTCCTATGTTTTAA
- a CDS encoding TerD family protein, giving the protein MKETALKQVAFRYQALYIETNQHENDTRVAPTKEALAFIKLLNDYGYSVSEALLHALYRCSVEELNLQTEVIKEALGVDFNWTPLVKNWQVPTNESTIDHLITLFVNCFPTTSDIKGTLLGCGHFIPTGTFNIERYNGCPFCGTPLEHHNDIFVNQGSEKKELHLFQLSDLERKLNELLNSKTPLNRTQINTLTLLLTHFDVSEDTLIEMKETRLEVMKAWAEQQHFDRIGSYISSPTDLLRFLWFLKTNQSQIIQPKTLLKKASKHRLFTYDEEEQKDPFTEKEKELLKLKYNRTWCKWAATWLNDLPMSAEKAAEIMNPQRGMWVRMIRALRLPEYSKRKGFDALAQLLDVFYNKNYTTWLGKVNAAKQQNDHQKELELLKQRPGMFARALFSTMLRIGIAPTLSAFKEVSGEISLRLLTSLYSAAETYFIPNKERLIRTITGSTYTVHSNPLLTKSESSAYQEYIDAIKELYINALEDKYKSEEREDAIQKVFIDPELMTIPISVGNRTSTIQNAGCALMGTRFNVQGNQVRLFLNWGVGLPAQDMDMDLSCNLSLKDGTTDVCSFYNLSPEGCLHSGDIRTIPEKIGTAEYIELDLDKLSKREVAYVTFTCNAYTDGSLSPNMRVGWMNSANKMTISEETGVAFDPSTVQHMVTIASNNLSKGLAFGVLDVDKREITWLELPLSGPTVQWLNNGSVELLLQQLRNKPTIGELLQLKAKAQGIEITTNKDEADIVYDYNWALDVAQVSNTLL; this is encoded by the coding sequence ATGAAAGAAACAGCATTAAAACAGGTGGCATTTCGCTATCAGGCACTCTATATCGAAACCAACCAACACGAAAACGACACTCGAGTTGCACCTACCAAAGAGGCACTTGCATTTATAAAGCTTTTGAACGACTATGGTTATAGCGTTTCAGAAGCCCTTTTACATGCGCTATATCGTTGTTCTGTTGAGGAGTTAAACCTACAAACAGAAGTGATTAAAGAGGCTTTGGGCGTGGATTTTAATTGGACTCCGCTTGTAAAGAATTGGCAAGTGCCCACTAATGAAAGCACTATAGACCACCTTATCACCCTCTTTGTGAATTGCTTTCCTACGACATCAGACATCAAAGGAACGCTTTTAGGTTGCGGACACTTCATACCTACAGGCACATTTAACATCGAACGATATAATGGTTGTCCGTTTTGTGGAACGCCATTAGAGCACCATAACGATATTTTTGTGAATCAAGGAAGTGAGAAAAAGGAACTCCATCTATTTCAATTAAGCGATTTAGAGCGTAAATTGAATGAGCTTTTAAATTCTAAAACACCACTCAATAGAACTCAAATTAACACCCTCACGCTCCTACTTACTCACTTCGATGTTTCGGAAGACACCCTTATCGAAATGAAAGAGACACGCCTTGAGGTGATGAAGGCATGGGCAGAGCAACAGCATTTCGACCGAATAGGAAGCTATATTAGTAGTCCTACCGACTTATTGCGCTTTCTTTGGTTCCTCAAAACCAATCAATCGCAAATCATTCAGCCCAAAACACTCCTCAAAAAGGCATCGAAGCATCGTTTATTTACATACGACGAAGAGGAACAAAAAGATCCTTTTACAGAGAAAGAAAAAGAACTTTTAAAGCTTAAATACAACCGAACATGGTGCAAATGGGCTGCGACATGGCTCAACGACCTACCCATGTCGGCAGAAAAAGCAGCCGAAATAATGAACCCACAACGTGGTATGTGGGTGAGAATGATACGTGCTTTGCGTCTACCTGAATACTCAAAAAGAAAGGGTTTTGACGCTTTGGCTCAGCTACTCGATGTGTTCTATAACAAGAATTACACCACTTGGTTGGGCAAGGTTAATGCTGCTAAGCAACAAAACGACCACCAAAAGGAGTTAGAACTATTGAAACAACGTCCTGGAATGTTTGCCCGTGCATTGTTTTCTACCATGCTTCGAATTGGAATAGCACCCACTTTATCGGCTTTTAAAGAAGTGAGTGGCGAAATTTCTCTACGACTTCTCACCTCGCTTTATAGTGCGGCAGAAACCTATTTCATTCCTAATAAAGAGCGATTGATACGCACCATAACGGGAAGTACATACACTGTGCATTCTAATCCGTTGCTAACGAAGTCTGAATCCAGCGCCTATCAAGAGTATATCGACGCCATAAAAGAATTGTATATCAACGCCTTGGAAGATAAATACAAGAGCGAGGAAAGAGAAGATGCAATTCAAAAGGTATTCATTGATCCCGAATTGATGACCATTCCTATAAGTGTTGGAAACCGAACCAGCACCATTCAAAATGCAGGTTGCGCCCTAATGGGAACCCGTTTCAACGTGCAAGGCAACCAAGTGCGTTTGTTCTTAAACTGGGGTGTGGGTCTTCCTGCTCAGGATATGGATATGGATTTAAGCTGTAACCTTAGCTTAAAAGACGGAACAACAGACGTTTGTAGCTTTTATAACTTATCTCCTGAGGGCTGTTTACATTCTGGAGACATTCGAACTATACCCGAAAAGATTGGTACTGCCGAATATATTGAGTTAGATCTCGATAAACTTTCTAAACGAGAGGTGGCTTATGTCACTTTCACCTGTAATGCTTACACTGATGGTTCTTTATCGCCTAACATGCGAGTTGGCTGGATGAACAGTGCAAACAAAATGACGATTAGCGAAGAAACAGGCGTTGCTTTCGACCCATCTACGGTGCAACACATGGTGACTATTGCTTCGAACAACTTGTCGAAGGGCTTAGCTTTTGGCGTGTTAGACGTGGATAAGCGAGAAATTACATGGTTGGAACTGCCTTTAAGCGGTCCTACTGTTCAGTGGTTGAACAATGGTTCGGTTGAACTTCTGTTGCAACAGCTTCGCAACAAGCCTACCATTGGTGAATTATTGCAGTTAAAAGCGAAGGCACAAGGAATTGAAATCACAACGAATAAAGACGAAGCCGATATAGTTTACGACTATAATTGGGCCTTAGATGTGGCTCAAGTGAGCAACACCTTATTATAA
- the htpG gene encoding molecular chaperone HtpG, translating into MQKGNIGVTTENIFPVIKKFLYSDHEIFLRELVSNAVDATQKLKTLKERGDFKGELGNLAVKVQLDKENSTLTISDNGIGMTEEEIDKYINQIAFSGVTDFLDKYKDNANAIIGHFGLGFYSAFMVSKKVEIITKSYKDGAKAVKWSCDGSPAYEIEDTEKAERGTDIVLHIDDDAKEFLETSKIESLLNKYCKFMAVPVVFGKKTEWKDGKQQETDEDNVINAVEPLWTKAPSSLKDEDYKSFYRTLYPMSDEPLFWIHLNVDYPFNLTGILYFPKIKSNIELQRNKIQLYSNQVFVTDQVDGIVPEFLTLLHGVIDSPDIPLNVSRSYLQSDANVKKISTYITKKVADRLAGIFKEDRKGYEEKWNDMKIFIEYGMLSQEDFYDKAKDFSLFTDVEAKNFTYEEYRTLIKDNQTDKDGNLIYLYATNKEDQYTYIEAAKQKGYSVLLFDGQLDVPMINLLEQKLEKCRFTRVDADIADKLIAKENQKESDVVGSDKDCLTYVFKSQMPAIDKTEFVVDVQALGEEGAPLMITQNEFMRRMKDMSQFQPGMGFYSQFPDSYTLVLNTDHSLIKDVLKNTQEATSSELKPVLSEIKGQEARLQVLQQQQDKKKPEEVTSEEKADLEATRKAIADEQKKRDDIVAAFAKDNNVVHQLIDLALLQNGMLKGAALDSFLKRSIEMIKK; encoded by the coding sequence ATGCAAAAAGGAAATATTGGGGTTACAACAGAGAACATCTTTCCCGTCATAAAAAAGTTTCTCTATTCAGATCATGAGATATTTTTACGTGAGCTAGTGTCGAATGCTGTCGACGCAACTCAAAAGCTTAAGACTTTAAAAGAACGTGGAGATTTTAAAGGAGAGTTGGGTAATTTGGCTGTAAAAGTGCAGTTAGACAAAGAGAATAGCACTTTAACCATAAGCGATAATGGTATTGGTATGACTGAAGAAGAGATTGATAAATACATCAATCAAATTGCTTTCTCGGGCGTAACTGACTTCCTTGACAAGTATAAAGATAATGCAAACGCTATAATTGGACACTTTGGACTTGGCTTCTACAGTGCTTTTATGGTAAGTAAAAAGGTTGAAATCATTACAAAAAGCTACAAAGACGGTGCTAAAGCCGTTAAATGGAGCTGTGATGGAAGTCCTGCTTACGAGATTGAAGATACAGAAAAAGCAGAAAGAGGTACTGATATTGTGCTTCATATTGACGACGATGCGAAGGAATTCTTAGAGACTTCGAAGATCGAAAGTTTGCTCAATAAGTACTGTAAGTTTATGGCTGTTCCTGTAGTTTTCGGTAAAAAGACTGAATGGAAAGACGGAAAACAACAAGAAACAGACGAAGATAATGTAATCAATGCAGTGGAACCACTATGGACAAAGGCTCCTTCTTCATTAAAAGACGAAGATTATAAAAGCTTTTATCGCACTCTTTACCCAATGAGTGACGAACCTTTATTCTGGATTCACTTAAATGTTGACTATCCATTTAACCTCACTGGTATTCTATATTTTCCTAAAATCAAGTCGAATATCGAGCTACAACGCAACAAAATACAGCTCTATTCAAACCAAGTATTCGTAACAGACCAAGTAGATGGCATTGTTCCGGAATTCTTAACCCTACTTCATGGTGTGATAGATAGTCCAGATATTCCACTAAATGTGAGCCGAAGCTATTTGCAAAGCGATGCAAACGTGAAGAAAATATCTACATATATCACTAAGAAAGTGGCTGATCGTTTGGCTGGAATCTTCAAAGAAGATCGTAAAGGATATGAGGAAAAGTGGAACGATATGAAGATATTTATCGAGTATGGAATGCTTTCTCAAGAAGATTTCTACGATAAAGCGAAAGACTTTAGCTTGTTTACTGATGTTGAAGCTAAGAACTTTACATACGAAGAATATCGCACTCTCATCAAAGATAATCAAACAGATAAAGACGGAAATCTTATCTATCTTTATGCAACCAACAAGGAAGACCAATATACTTACATTGAGGCTGCAAAGCAAAAGGGATATAGCGTGTTGCTGTTTGATGGTCAGTTAGATGTTCCAATGATTAATCTTTTAGAGCAAAAGTTGGAGAAATGTCGTTTTACTCGTGTAGATGCTGACATTGCAGACAAGCTTATTGCTAAGGAAAATCAAAAAGAATCTGACGTAGTGGGTAGCGATAAAGATTGTCTTACATACGTGTTTAAATCGCAAATGCCTGCTATCGACAAAACGGAGTTTGTTGTTGACGTGCAAGCTTTGGGCGAAGAAGGTGCTCCTTTGATGATAACTCAAAACGAATTTATGCGCAGAATGAAGGATATGAGCCAGTTCCAACCTGGTATGGGCTTCTATTCTCAGTTCCCAGATAGCTACACTTTGGTGCTCAATACCGATCATTCGCTTATTAAAGATGTGTTGAAGAACACTCAAGAAGCTACTTCAAGTGAGTTGAAACCAGTACTTAGCGAAATTAAAGGACAAGAAGCTCGCCTACAAGTGTTGCAACAACAGCAAGATAAAAAGAAGCCTGAAGAAGTTACTTCGGAAGAGAAAGCAGACTTGGAAGCTACAAGAAAGGCTATTGCTGATGAGCAAAAGAAACGTGATGATATTGTTGCTGCATTTGCAAAGGATAACAATGTGGTGCACCAACTTATCGACTTGGCACTTCTTCAAAATGGAATGTTGAAGGGAGCTGCATTAGATAGCTTCTTAAAACGCTCGATTGAGATGATTAAAAAATAA